The Tistrella mobilis genome window below encodes:
- a CDS encoding ABC transporter substrate-binding protein, with protein MIRRASAIAALAWALLAAVPAAALEGETVVFAAPTVETDRLVIHAATDVTAMTPLIRDFQTRNPGITVDYIEYVSNDLQAAAIAACSAGEPLGDLLISPSVDQLLKLANDGCALAHLSPETERVPDWANWRNEVFGFSIEPAVFVYNARLVPEAEVPHTHVELADLLRRRIDRYAGRVGTYDIRVSGIGYLFAFNDARQTTTIFGRLLESLGRASAVVRCCTSEVVGEVASGRLLIGYNMLGSYAYAAARADPSIRVVVPTDYALVLARGALIPAHGARPDLARRFLDYLLSARGQEVVRNEAFFFSEAGPMPEGVVGPRALDDGGVARPIRIGPALLAVQDAAQRRRFIRDWSRSMVEMGVPPAP; from the coding sequence ATGATCCGCCGGGCGTCTGCGATTGCCGCACTGGCCTGGGCTCTGCTCGCCGCTGTGCCGGCGGCGGCCCTTGAAGGCGAGACGGTGGTCTTTGCCGCCCCGACGGTTGAGACCGACCGGCTGGTGATCCATGCCGCGACGGATGTGACGGCGATGACGCCGCTGATCCGGGATTTTCAGACCCGCAATCCCGGCATCACGGTCGACTATATCGAATACGTCAGCAATGATCTGCAGGCGGCGGCGATCGCAGCCTGTTCGGCCGGTGAACCACTCGGCGACCTGCTGATTTCACCCTCGGTCGACCAGTTGCTGAAGCTTGCCAATGACGGCTGCGCGCTCGCCCATCTTTCGCCCGAGACTGAGCGGGTGCCCGACTGGGCCAACTGGCGCAACGAGGTCTTCGGCTTCTCGATCGAGCCTGCGGTCTTCGTCTACAACGCCCGGCTGGTGCCCGAGGCCGAGGTGCCGCACACCCATGTCGAACTGGCCGATCTTCTGCGCCGGCGGATCGACCGCTATGCCGGCCGTGTCGGCACCTATGACATCCGGGTCTCTGGCATCGGCTATCTCTTCGCCTTCAACGATGCCCGACAGACCACCACAATCTTCGGCCGGCTGCTGGAAAGCCTGGGGCGGGCCTCTGCGGTGGTGCGCTGCTGTACCTCCGAGGTGGTGGGAGAGGTGGCATCGGGCCGGCTGCTGATCGGCTACAACATGCTCGGCTCCTACGCTTATGCCGCGGCCCGGGCCGATCCGTCGATCCGGGTCGTGGTGCCGACGGATTATGCGCTGGTGCTGGCCCGCGGCGCCCTGATCCCCGCACATGGCGCACGGCCGGATCTCGCCCGGCGCTTCCTCGACTACCTGCTGTCGGCCCGCGGTCAGGAGGTGGTGCGGAACGAAGCCTTCTTTTTCTCCGAGGCGGGGCCGATGCCCGAGGGCGTCGTCGGGCCGCGGGCGCTCGACGACGGTGGCGTTGCCCGGCCGATCCGGATCGGTCCGGCCCTGCTTGCGGTGCAGGATGCGGCGCAGCGTCGCCGCTTCATCCGCGACTGGAGCCGGTCGATGGTCGAGATGGGGGTGCCGCCTGCGCCATGA
- a CDS encoding tripartite tricarboxylate transporter TctB family protein — translation MSGATGSGRGHLPTGRVAAACLFLLAIAYGLIGARIDYAFASDPLGPRVFPVALAIALAVLALLFARRPEGAEDLPKGALLGRTLAIPMLAVSAVLLMEPLGFPVAIFILTTGVARVFGAAWIRAAFGGLLHAALWWAVFVAALEVYLPTGTIFG, via the coding sequence ATGAGCGGTGCAACCGGTTCCGGCCGCGGCCACCTGCCCACCGGCAGGGTCGCTGCGGCCTGCCTTTTCCTCCTGGCCATCGCCTATGGCCTGATCGGCGCGCGGATCGACTATGCCTTCGCCTCGGATCCACTGGGCCCCAGGGTCTTCCCCGTCGCGCTCGCCATCGCGCTTGCCGTGCTGGCCCTGCTGTTCGCACGCCGGCCTGAAGGCGCCGAGGACCTGCCGAAGGGGGCCCTGCTCGGCCGCACGCTCGCCATCCCGATGCTGGCGGTTTCGGCCGTGCTGCTGATGGAGCCGCTGGGCTTCCCGGTCGCCATCTTCATTCTCACCACCGGCGTCGCCCGCGTCTTCGGCGCCGCATGGATCAGGGCGGCCTTCGGCGGCCTGCTGCATGCGGCCCTCTGGTGGGCGGTGTTTGTCGCGGCGCTCGAAGTCTATCTGCCGACCGGCACCATCTTCGGCTGA
- a CDS encoding MFS transporter has translation MPLPLIALAIASFGIGTTEFVIMGLLPDVARDLGVDIPAAGLLVTGYALGVTFGAPVLAISTARLERRTALLLLIGIFILGNLLCAIAPDYALLMAARVVTAFCHGAFFGLGAVVAAQVVAPEKRAQAIAIMFSGLTLANVLGVPFGTALGQALGWRATFWAVVAIGIFAAAGLWAWLPKGLRTGSAGFLGELRSLGRAQVLLAMAISVLASASLFSVFTYIVPMLQDVTGIAPARVTIVLLLLGVGLTIGNLIGGRLGDWRLMPAVIGLFAAVMAVLGTFTIGVHAVVPAVICVILWGAVAFALVSPLQMRVVNEARGAPNLASTLNQGAFNLGNAIGAWAGGVAITHGLPYAQIPWIGVGLAAAGMGLAVVSHRLDRMPLLPEDPARAI, from the coding sequence CTGCCGCTGCCCCTGATCGCGCTGGCGATCGCCTCCTTCGGCATCGGCACCACCGAATTCGTCATCATGGGCCTGTTGCCCGATGTCGCCCGTGATCTGGGGGTCGACATTCCGGCCGCCGGGCTGCTGGTGACCGGTTACGCCCTGGGGGTGACCTTCGGGGCGCCGGTGCTGGCGATCTCGACCGCGCGGCTGGAGCGGCGCACGGCGCTGCTGCTGCTGATCGGTATCTTCATCCTGGGCAATCTGCTCTGCGCGATCGCGCCCGATTATGCGCTGCTGATGGCGGCGCGGGTGGTCACCGCCTTCTGCCATGGCGCCTTCTTCGGCCTCGGCGCCGTGGTCGCGGCCCAGGTGGTCGCACCCGAGAAGCGGGCGCAGGCGATCGCGATCATGTTCTCGGGCCTCACCCTCGCCAATGTTCTGGGTGTGCCTTTCGGCACGGCGCTCGGCCAGGCGCTGGGCTGGCGCGCGACCTTCTGGGCGGTGGTCGCGATCGGCATCTTCGCGGCCGCAGGCCTTTGGGCCTGGTTGCCCAAGGGGCTGCGCACCGGCTCGGCCGGCTTCCTGGGGGAGCTGCGCAGCCTGGGGCGTGCTCAGGTGCTGCTGGCGATGGCGATCAGCGTGCTTGCATCGGCCAGCCTGTTCAGCGTCTTTACCTATATCGTCCCCATGCTGCAGGATGTGACCGGCATCGCGCCGGCGCGGGTCACCATCGTTCTGCTGTTGCTGGGCGTGGGGCTGACCATCGGCAATCTGATCGGCGGCCGGCTGGGTGACTGGCGGCTGATGCCGGCGGTGATCGGCCTCTTTGCCGCCGTGATGGCGGTGCTCGGCACCTTCACCATCGGCGTCCATGCCGTCGTGCCGGCGGTGATCTGCGTGATCCTCTGGGGCGCGGTGGCCTTCGCGCTGGTCTCGCCGCTGCAGATGCGGGTGGTCAACGAGGCCCGCGGCGCCCCCAACCTGGCCTCGACCCTGAACCAGGGCGCCTTCAATCTCGGCAATGCCATCGGCGCCTGGGCCGGCGGTGTCGCCATCACCCACGGCCTGCCCTATGCTCAGATCCCCTGGATCGGTGTCGGGCTGGCTGCGGCCGGCATGGGGCTCGCGGTGGTGTCACATCGGCTGGATCGCATGCCGCTCTTGCCTGAAGACCCCGCTCGTGCCATCTAA
- a CDS encoding tripartite tricarboxylate transporter permease, whose product MSFDYLWDGFSVALSLQNLLIGLIGCFLGTMIGALPAIGPINGIALLLPIAYTMGLPPESTMILLAAIYCGAEYGGRISSILLNVPGDAGAVMTALDGYPMARQGRAGEALMLSGLASFTGGMIGATGLALFAPVLAGLATGFGPAEYFVLMVFAFATLGSMMGARPVKTLIGCVLGLMLATIGLDATSGAYRFTFGEPELGDGIEFVVLVIGLFSISEALILLEKQAAGAEIIRSLGRMTARLSDIRRSIGTALRSSGIGFVVGVLPGTGASVSSAIAYMTEKRISDREGSFGKGDPRGLVAPEAANNATSCGAFVPMLTLGVPGSGTTAVMLGALMLYNIQPGPTLMTDRPEIVGGLIASLFIGNILLLALNLPLVRIFTRVLTVPNWVLVPGILVLSIVGVYSTHASAFSVLLMLGIGMVGWLLRKTGFDMAPIILGFVLGRVMEVNLRNALAISGGDLGILFESTISIVLWIAAALVAVLPLVLGRRLKRATAPKAPGTDTPATEGRPA is encoded by the coding sequence ATGTCCTTCGACTATCTCTGGGACGGGTTCTCGGTTGCGCTCAGCCTCCAGAACCTGCTGATCGGCCTGATCGGCTGCTTTCTCGGCACCATGATCGGCGCCCTGCCGGCGATCGGCCCGATCAACGGCATCGCCCTGCTGCTGCCCATCGCCTATACGATGGGCCTGCCGCCCGAGAGCACCATGATCCTGCTCGCGGCCATCTATTGCGGCGCCGAATACGGCGGACGGATCTCCTCGATCCTGCTCAACGTGCCGGGGGATGCCGGTGCGGTGATGACGGCGCTCGACGGCTATCCGATGGCCCGCCAGGGACGCGCCGGCGAAGCGCTGATGTTGAGCGGCCTCGCCTCCTTCACCGGCGGCATGATCGGCGCCACCGGCCTCGCCCTGTTTGCCCCGGTACTGGCCGGTCTCGCCACAGGCTTCGGCCCGGCGGAGTACTTCGTGCTGATGGTCTTCGCTTTTGCGACCCTGGGGTCGATGATGGGCGCCCGGCCGGTGAAGACCCTGATCGGCTGCGTGCTCGGCCTGATGCTGGCAACGATCGGGCTGGATGCCACTTCGGGCGCCTATCGTTTCACCTTCGGCGAGCCGGAACTGGGTGACGGCATCGAATTCGTCGTGCTGGTGATCGGCCTGTTCTCGATCTCGGAAGCGCTGATCCTGCTGGAGAAGCAGGCGGCCGGGGCCGAGATCATCCGCAGCCTGGGGCGGATGACGGCGCGGCTTTCGGACATCCGTCGCAGCATTGGCACGGCGCTGCGCTCCAGCGGCATCGGCTTCGTGGTCGGCGTACTGCCGGGCACCGGTGCCTCGGTCTCAAGCGCCATCGCCTACATGACGGAGAAGCGGATCTCGGACCGCGAGGGCAGTTTCGGCAAGGGGGACCCGCGCGGGCTGGTGGCACCGGAAGCCGCCAACAACGCCACCTCCTGCGGCGCCTTCGTGCCCATGCTGACACTGGGTGTGCCGGGATCCGGCACCACGGCGGTGATGCTGGGGGCGCTCATGCTCTACAACATCCAGCCGGGCCCGACGCTGATGACCGACCGGCCGGAGATCGTCGGCGGGCTCATCGCCTCGCTCTTCATCGGCAACATCCTGCTGCTGGCGCTGAACCTGCCGCTGGTCCGGATCTTCACCCGCGTGCTGACGGTGCCCAACTGGGTGCTGGTACCGGGAATCCTGGTGCTGTCCATCGTGGGCGTCTACTCCACCCACGCCTCCGCCTTCTCGGTGCTGCTGATGCTGGGCATCGGCATGGTCGGCTGGCTGCTGCGCAAAACCGGCTTCGATATGGCGCCGATCATCCTGGGCTTCGTGCTCGGCCGGGTGATGGAGGTCAATCTGCGCAATGCGCTCGCCATCAGCGGCGGCGACCTCGGCATCCTGTTCGAGAGCACCATCTCGATCGTGCTCTGGATCGCGGCTGCCCTGGTCGCGGTACTGCCGCTGGTGCTGGGCCGACGGCTGAAACGGGCGACCGCCCCCAAAGCACCGGGAACGGACACACCGGCAACCGAGGGGCGGCCGGCCTGA
- a CDS encoding DUF1178 family protein → MIVFDLKCSAGHRFEAWFRDSDTFTAQAAAGEVACPVCGDQKVEKALMAPRLNVRSHARDEAAPAPVPTTAAEVPPVQPPAPADPATERLMAVQGEVMKRLREIRREVEANCDFVGDRFAEEARSMHLGETPARPIYGQTTEAEAESLREDGVPFAAIPWLPREDG, encoded by the coding sequence ATGATCGTCTTCGACCTCAAGTGCAGCGCGGGCCATCGTTTCGAGGCCTGGTTCAGGGACAGCGACACCTTCACGGCCCAGGCTGCGGCAGGTGAGGTCGCGTGCCCGGTCTGCGGTGACCAGAAGGTCGAGAAGGCATTGATGGCCCCCCGGCTCAATGTGCGTTCCCATGCCCGCGACGAGGCCGCACCTGCGCCCGTGCCGACGACTGCTGCGGAGGTGCCGCCCGTGCAGCCGCCTGCGCCGGCCGATCCGGCCACCGAGCGGCTGATGGCCGTTCAGGGCGAAGTGATGAAGCGGCTGCGCGAGATCCGCCGCGAGGTGGAGGCGAATTGCGACTTCGTCGGTGACCGCTTTGCTGAAGAGGCCCGCAGCATGCATCTGGGCGAGACCCCGGCCCGTCCGATCTATGGCCAGACCACCGAGGCCGAAGCGGAAAGCCTGCGCGAGGATGGCGTGCCCTTCGCCGCCATCCCCTGGCTGCCGCGCGAAGACGGGTGA
- a CDS encoding CidA/LrgA family protein gives MRRQRLAAAIRLTLHRNRLVQIALLAGFWAMGETAVRQLALPVPGGILGMAAVLVLLATHRIRPDSLGRGAKWLLAEMLLFFVPAVMAVLDHHEFLGTLGLKLLAVIMTGTLMVMVSTALTVELFFRMRTRHDPA, from the coding sequence ATGCGTCGCCAGCGTCTCGCCGCCGCCATCCGCCTCACGCTCCACCGCAACCGCCTGGTGCAGATCGCGCTGCTGGCCGGTTTCTGGGCCATGGGCGAGACTGCGGTGCGCCAACTGGCGCTGCCGGTGCCGGGCGGCATTCTGGGCATGGCCGCGGTACTGGTTCTGCTGGCGACCCACCGCATCCGGCCCGACAGCCTGGGCCGGGGCGCGAAATGGCTGCTGGCCGAGATGCTGCTGTTCTTCGTGCCTGCGGTGATGGCCGTGCTCGACCATCACGAGTTCCTGGGCACGCTGGGCCTGAAGCTGCTGGCCGTGATCATGACCGGCACGCTGATGGTGATGGTCTCGACGGCACTGACCGTCGAACTCTTCTTTCGGATGAGGACGCGCCATGACCCTGCCTGA
- a CDS encoding response regulator transcription factor: MRILLVEDTHDVGEAICRRFEAIGHSVDWEIDGAAAAEILDFTDYALVILDVMLPGLDGFEILRRLRRAGNTTPVLLLTARSEVEDRVGGLDLGADDYLVKPFDFRELEARARVLMRRTAGEATNLLTCGDVIIDRAARQVRLGTREIPLKRREMTLLELFAARPGRVFGKDELLDQLFGFGEGANPNAIELYVGRLRKKLEGAKVRIVTVRGAGYQLVTDDQV, encoded by the coding sequence ATGCGTATCCTGTTGGTGGAGGACACCCACGACGTCGGCGAGGCGATCTGCCGGCGGTTCGAAGCGATCGGTCACAGCGTCGACTGGGAGATCGATGGTGCGGCGGCGGCCGAGATCCTGGACTTCACCGACTATGCGCTGGTGATCCTGGATGTGATGCTGCCCGGGCTCGACGGCTTCGAGATCCTGCGGCGGCTGCGGCGGGCCGGGAACACCACGCCGGTGCTGCTGCTGACTGCGCGATCCGAGGTGGAGGACCGGGTGGGCGGGCTCGATCTCGGCGCCGACGACTATCTGGTGAAGCCGTTCGATTTCCGCGAACTCGAAGCCCGGGCCCGCGTGCTGATGCGCCGTACGGCGGGTGAGGCGACGAATTTGCTCACCTGTGGCGACGTGATCATCGATCGTGCCGCCCGGCAGGTCCGGCTCGGCACCCGCGAAATCCCCCTTAAACGGCGGGAGATGACCCTGCTCGAACTCTTCGCCGCCCGGCCCGGACGGGTCTTCGGCAAGGACGAACTGCTCGACCAGCTGTTCGGCTTCGGCGAGGGGGCGAACCCCAATGCCATCGAGCTGTATGTCGGCCGCCTGCGCAAGAAGCTGGAGGGGGCGAAGGTGCGCATCGTAACCGTGCGGGGGGCCGGCTATCAGCTGGTGACCGATGACCAGGTCTGA
- a CDS encoding carbon-nitrogen hydrolase family protein yields MITRVACIQTTATPDMAAGLDRIAGFVADAAGQGARLVMLPEMSAMLAPGPEQRAAALAEAEHPAVAAFARMAREAGIWLHCGSIAVGAPAAGDDRLANRTLVFDQTGAIVARYDKIHLFDVGDLADGQSYRESDRYRPGDQARVIDTPTGRMGLSICYDLRFPHLYQALADAGASVLAIPAAFTVPTGRAHWHALMRARAIETGCWVMAPAQAGEHYPGRRTYGHSLIVSPWGEVVAEADGESEGVILAELDTDAVTAARSKVPSLANRRRFTGP; encoded by the coding sequence GTGATCACCCGCGTCGCCTGCATCCAGACCACGGCAACGCCCGACATGGCGGCGGGGCTCGACCGGATCGCCGGCTTCGTGGCCGATGCGGCAGGCCAGGGCGCCCGGCTGGTGATGCTGCCCGAAATGTCGGCGATGCTGGCCCCCGGCCCCGAACAACGCGCGGCCGCCCTGGCCGAAGCGGAGCATCCGGCGGTAGCGGCCTTTGCGCGCATGGCACGAGAGGCGGGGATCTGGCTGCATTGCGGATCGATCGCGGTCGGCGCACCGGCCGCAGGCGATGACCGGCTCGCCAACCGGACGCTGGTTTTCGACCAGACCGGGGCGATCGTCGCCCGCTATGACAAGATCCACCTCTTTGACGTCGGCGATCTGGCCGACGGCCAGAGCTATCGCGAAAGCGACCGCTATCGTCCGGGCGATCAGGCCAGGGTGATCGACACCCCTACCGGCCGGATGGGGCTCAGCATCTGCTATGATCTGCGCTTTCCCCATCTCTATCAGGCGCTGGCCGATGCCGGGGCAAGCGTGCTCGCCATTCCTGCCGCCTTCACCGTGCCGACCGGCCGGGCCCATTGGCATGCGCTGATGCGGGCACGGGCGATCGAGACCGGCTGCTGGGTGATGGCCCCTGCCCAGGCCGGCGAGCATTATCCCGGCCGCCGCACCTATGGCCACAGCCTGATCGTCTCGCCCTGGGGCGAGGTGGTGGCAGAGGCCGATGGGGAGAGCGAAGGCGTGATCCTGGCCGAGCTGGATACCGATGCGGTAACGGCGGCGCGCAGCAAGGTGCCCTCGCTCGCTAACCGGCGCCGCTTCACCGGCCCCTGA
- a CDS encoding LysR family transcriptional regulator, with protein MELRTLRAFVEVVRQGGFSQAAKVVNTTQPTISKAVKQLEDDLGTPLLDRVGHRSELTEAGRIVYRRALSMLAERDDMIAELDELRGLKRGTLRLGLPPLGSATLFAPLFAIFRSRYPGIDIGLVEHGSKRLEEVLLAGEVDMAASLLPVSEEFDWQAIRAEPLTALLALDHPLAEAPRIDLSMLAEHPLILFESGFALNKIILDGCRRHGFRPNIAARSGQIDFIVELAAAGLGIAFLPRMIAEQRRHAAVRLVPLDDPEAQWHMALIWRRGGYLSHAARAWLALTREVHGHG; from the coding sequence ATGGAACTGCGCACGCTCAGAGCATTTGTCGAGGTGGTCCGCCAGGGAGGCTTCTCCCAGGCGGCCAAGGTCGTGAACACCACCCAGCCGACCATCAGTAAGGCGGTGAAGCAGCTGGAGGACGATCTGGGCACGCCGCTGCTCGACCGGGTCGGTCATCGCAGCGAGCTGACCGAGGCGGGGCGGATCGTCTATCGCCGGGCCCTGTCGATGCTCGCCGAACGCGACGACATGATCGCTGAACTGGATGAGCTGCGCGGGCTGAAGCGCGGCACGCTCCGTCTTGGCCTGCCGCCGCTCGGCTCCGCGACCCTCTTCGCACCGCTCTTCGCAATCTTCCGCAGCCGTTATCCGGGTATCGACATCGGGCTTGTGGAACATGGCAGCAAGCGGCTGGAAGAGGTGCTGCTGGCGGGTGAGGTCGACATGGCTGCGTCCCTGCTGCCGGTCTCGGAAGAATTCGACTGGCAGGCCATCCGCGCCGAACCCCTTACGGCGCTGCTCGCCCTCGACCATCCGCTGGCCGAGGCACCCAGGATCGACCTGTCCATGCTGGCCGAGCACCCGCTGATCCTGTTCGAAAGCGGCTTTGCGCTGAACAAGATCATCCTGGATGGCTGCCGGCGCCACGGCTTCCGTCCCAACATCGCCGCACGCAGCGGCCAGATCGATTTTATCGTCGAACTGGCCGCGGCCGGCCTCGGCATCGCCTTTCTGCCGCGGATGATCGCCGAGCAGCGCCGCCATGCGGCGGTGCGCCTGGTGCCGCTCGACGATCCGGAAGCGCAGTGGCACATGGCGCTGATCTGGCGCCGCGGCGGCTATCTCTCCCATGCGGCGCGGGCCTGGCTGGCGCTGACCCGCGAGGTTCACGGACACGGCTGA
- a CDS encoding sensor histidine kinase: MRPSLASRLMLRIGVLLAAGAVILVTAAWYYARAAADDAYDRLLVGAVLQMTESLAVEEGELTVSLPVSAFELLGLAGQDRIFYRVIDTDGRTLTGYDDLTLPPAAAEVAGDQPLVTGGRHGGEAVRMAVAVRRLTDSAISGTARVVVAQTERARRDLARELTLRVVGLVVVMAVAAVAATMLAIRYALRPVRGMGEALGQRDPHDLTPLSPEVPRELAPFVGSINHFMGRLDQRVGGLQRFIADAAHQIRTPLTALSAQLDLLEPAVAGEDGRRHLARVQDRLRELSRLTNQLLSHAMVIHRADVVQLKALDLAEVARRAFRSAIPITIDHDTLVSFDAPQGPVMVLGDPVSLREAVANCIDNALTHGVVSRLEVRVVARDGRAMIEVEDDGPGIPEEDWPHMLQRFATTRAGDGGTGLGFAIAAEVMAAHGGELGFRRVEAGGFVVVAALPLLPGKGGQA, from the coding sequence ATGCGCCCCTCTCTCGCATCCAGACTGATGCTGCGCATCGGCGTGCTGCTGGCGGCCGGCGCGGTCATTCTGGTCACCGCCGCCTGGTACTATGCCCGCGCGGCGGCCGATGACGCCTATGACCGGCTGCTGGTCGGTGCCGTGTTGCAGATGACCGAGAGTCTTGCGGTGGAAGAGGGCGAGCTTACCGTCTCCCTGCCGGTTTCGGCCTTCGAACTGCTGGGGCTGGCCGGCCAGGACCGGATCTTCTATCGGGTGATCGATACCGACGGCCGCACGTTGACCGGCTATGACGACCTGACGCTGCCGCCCGCCGCCGCGGAGGTCGCGGGTGATCAGCCACTGGTCACCGGCGGCCGCCATGGCGGGGAAGCGGTGCGGATGGCGGTGGCCGTGCGTCGCCTGACCGATTCTGCCATCAGCGGCACTGCGCGGGTGGTCGTGGCGCAGACCGAGCGGGCCCGCCGGGACCTCGCCCGTGAACTCACGCTTCGGGTGGTCGGGCTGGTGGTGGTGATGGCGGTGGCGGCGGTGGCGGCCACCATGCTGGCGATTCGCTATGCGCTCCGCCCCGTGCGGGGCATGGGCGAGGCGCTGGGCCAGCGCGATCCCCATGACCTGACACCGCTCTCGCCCGAGGTGCCGCGCGAACTTGCGCCCTTCGTGGGATCGATCAACCATTTCATGGGACGGCTGGATCAGCGGGTGGGCGGCTTGCAGCGTTTCATCGCTGATGCCGCCCATCAGATCCGCACTCCCCTTACGGCACTCTCGGCGCAGCTGGACCTGCTGGAGCCCGCGGTCGCAGGAGAGGACGGGCGCCGGCATCTCGCCCGGGTGCAGGACCGGCTGCGCGAGCTGTCGCGGCTGACCAACCAGCTGCTCAGCCATGCCATGGTCATTCATCGTGCCGACGTGGTGCAATTGAAGGCGCTGGATCTGGCCGAGGTGGCCCGCCGCGCCTTCCGCTCGGCGATCCCGATCACCATCGATCATGACACGCTCGTCTCTTTCGATGCGCCCCAGGGGCCCGTGATGGTGCTGGGCGATCCGGTCAGCCTGCGCGAGGCGGTGGCCAACTGCATCGACAATGCATTGACGCATGGCGTGGTCTCGCGGCTGGAGGTGCGGGTTGTGGCCCGCGACGGCCGGGCGATGATCGAGGTCGAGGATGACGGCCCGGGCATTCCGGAAGAGGACTGGCCGCATATGCTCCAGCGCTTCGCCACCACCCGCGCCGGCGATGGCGGTACCGGCCTCGGCTTTGCCATCGCCGCCGAGGTGATGGCGGCCCATGGCGGAGAGCTTGGTTTCCGCCGGGTGGAGGCCGGCGGTTTCGTGGTGGTCGCGGCCCTGCCGCTGCTGCCGGGCAAGGGAGGGCAGGCATGA
- a CDS encoding Bug family tripartite tricarboxylate transporter substrate binding protein: protein MHRNAPRRQITTLLSSLGLGLAIAATTMPLPAMAAPDRPECLAGAKPGGGFDLTCRLIANAMLQAKLISKPMIVTYMEGGVGAVAYNHVIGKRATDGNLVSAASSGSALLLAQGKFGRYDETAVRWVGALGTDYGVLVVTADSPYKTLAELIAAYAKDPTKFPVAGGGAVGSQDWMKGVMLAKAAGHPARDMRYVALEGGGAVLTALEGGHVAIGAGDAAEMARHHAAGKVRILAVMAPERLPGELAGVPTAREQGIDIEWPVWRGYYIGHDVSEDDYRWWVDQFAALSKTPEFEAERTARGLYPFTLLGADFEKKVQADVARFKQIAAEAGM from the coding sequence ATGCACCGCAACGCCCCGCGCCGCCAGATCACCACCCTGCTGTCCTCTCTTGGCCTCGGTCTCGCCATCGCCGCGACGACCATGCCCCTGCCGGCCATGGCCGCGCCCGACCGGCCGGAATGCCTGGCCGGCGCCAAACCGGGCGGCGGCTTCGATCTCACCTGCCGGCTGATCGCCAATGCGATGCTTCAGGCAAAGCTGATCTCCAAGCCGATGATCGTGACCTATATGGAAGGCGGCGTCGGTGCCGTGGCCTACAACCACGTGATCGGCAAGCGCGCCACCGACGGCAACCTGGTTTCGGCCGCATCCTCGGGCTCGGCGCTGCTGCTTGCCCAGGGCAAGTTCGGTCGCTATGACGAAACGGCGGTGCGGTGGGTGGGCGCGCTCGGTACCGATTACGGCGTCCTGGTGGTGACCGCCGACTCGCCCTACAAGACCCTGGCCGAACTGATCGCCGCCTATGCCAAAGATCCGACGAAATTCCCGGTCGCGGGTGGCGGTGCCGTGGGCTCGCAGGACTGGATGAAGGGCGTGATGCTGGCCAAGGCGGCCGGCCATCCGGCCCGCGACATGCGCTATGTGGCGCTGGAAGGCGGCGGAGCGGTGCTCACGGCGCTTGAAGGCGGCCATGTCGCCATCGGTGCCGGCGATGCGGCCGAAATGGCCCGTCATCACGCGGCGGGCAAGGTCCGCATCCTGGCGGTGATGGCACCGGAACGCCTGCCGGGGGAACTGGCCGGGGTGCCGACCGCACGCGAGCAGGGCATCGACATCGAATGGCCGGTCTGGCGCGGCTACTACATCGGCCATGATGTGTCCGAAGACGACTATCGCTGGTGGGTGGATCAGTTCGCGGCCCTGTCGAAGACCCCCGAATTCGAAGCGGAACGCACGGCCCGCGGGCTCTACCCCTTTACCCTGCTGGGCGCAGATTTCGAAAAGAAGGTTCAGGCCGACGTCGCCCGCTTCAAGCAGATCGCCGCTGAAGCCGGGATGTGA
- a CDS encoding LrgB family protein: MTLPEDPATLLFWPAATVAFYIGARALNRIRPRWWSSPLLVTPALLILLATIMQAGYGDYNRGSHWLTLMIGPATVAFALPIWERRAVIRRYWPILTLGVVIGSAIAMASAWGMAHLLGLSDQLARSLMPRSVTMPFAMAVSGDIGGLPDLTAVFVILTGVCGAAIGEIMLTWLPLRSSLARGALFGMGAHGAGVAKAHQIGTEEGSIAGLVMVLAGLFNVLMAPVLAVMLAA, from the coding sequence ATGACCCTGCCTGAGGATCCGGCGACCCTGCTCTTCTGGCCGGCAGCCACCGTCGCCTTTTATATCGGCGCCCGCGCCCTGAACCGCATCCGGCCGCGCTGGTGGAGTTCGCCACTGCTGGTCACCCCCGCCCTGCTGATCCTGCTCGCCACCATCATGCAGGCGGGATATGGCGACTACAACCGCGGCAGCCACTGGCTGACCCTGATGATCGGTCCCGCCACGGTCGCCTTCGCCCTGCCGATCTGGGAACGGCGGGCAGTGATCCGCCGCTATTGGCCGATCCTGACGCTGGGTGTGGTGATCGGCAGCGCGATCGCCATGGCCAGTGCCTGGGGCATGGCCCATCTGCTGGGCCTGTCGGACCAGCTGGCGCGCAGCCTGATGCCGCGCTCGGTGACCATGCCCTTCGCCATGGCGGTCTCGGGCGATATCGGCGGCCTGCCCGATCTGACGGCGGTGTTCGTGATCCTGACCGGCGTCTGCGGTGCCGCGATCGGCGAGATCATGCTGACCTGGCTGCCGCTCCGCTCCAGTCTTGCCCGCGGCGCGCTGTTCGGCATGGGCGCCCATGGCGCCGGCGTCGCCAAGGCGCACCAGATCGGCACCGAGGAAGGCTCGATCGCCGGCCTGGTGATGGTGCTGGCAGGATTGTTCAACGTGCTGATGGCGCCGGTGCTGGCGGTGATGCTCGCCGCCTGA